The region TCCGCCGATCAGATCATTTTGATAAAGGACGGTCGCTTGGAAGCGAGCGGTAAGCAGGAAGAGCTGCTTGAAAAGAGCGAACTGTATCGCAAAATGTGGAATGCTCACGTTGCGTCGAAGGAGGAAGAAAGCAATGTTTAAGACCTTAAAACTATTCTTTGATTTTTGCGGAAAAGAAGATCGAAACAAACTTTACGCGGCGGTCGTCTTAGGCGTGATAAAATCCGTCTTCGCCGCGCTCCGCATTACCGCGATCGCCGTCGCCGCAAAGGGCTTGATCGACGGAAACGTGACGATGACGCATTTATGGCTGTGCGTCGGCATAATGCTGGTTTCGATCGCGGGACAGTTCTTTATCGGGTTGAAGACGACGATGCTTCAATGCGAAGGCGGATATCATTCCTGCGCTCACAAACGGATCGAGATCGCCGAGCACCTTCGTTACTTGCCGATGGGATTCTTTAACAAGAACTCCTTGGGCGTCATCACCAACGTCACCACCAACACGATGGAATCCCTCGCCGACGTTGCGGCGCGCATCGTGATGGTCACGACGCAGGGGATCCTGACGACCGCGGTCATTACCGTCTTCGTCTACGTCTTCGATTGGCGTATCGGATTGGTTTTAACGGCGGGCATTGCGCTTTATATCCTCTTCAACGCGATCATGCAGCGGTCCACACGCCCCGTCGCGCCGAGAAAGCATCGCGCGGACGAAAATCTCGTGGCGCAGACGATCGAATACGTTCAGGGCATTTCCGAAGTGAAGAACTATTCCATGACCGCAGACGCCGCCAAAAAACTCGACGCCGCGATCTCGGAAAAGCAAAAAGTGGATACCCGTATGGAATTTACGGTCGTTCCGTGGGTAATGGTGCAAAACATCGTCACGAAAATGACCGGCGTAGCGATGTGTATGCTGAGCTTAAAGTGGTATTTCGCGGGTTCGATGCAGCTTTTGTACTGCATTATGATGATGGTCTCCTCCGTTATGGTTTACGACAGCTTGGATTCCATGAGCGCGTTCTCCGCGCTGATCAGAACTATTCGCATCGCCGTCACCAAGACCAAAGAGATCTTGGATATGCCCGCGATGGATATCGACGGAGAAGACGTCTCGCCGAAAAAGAAGACCATCGAACTCAAAAACGTCGGATTCTCTTACGACAAAAAGAAGATCATCGACGGAGTGAGCCTTACCATCCCGGAGAAGACCACGACCGCTTTCGTCGGGCCGTCCGGAAGCGGAAAGACCACGTTATGCCACTTAATGGCTCGGTTTTGGGACGTTCAAGAAGGCGAAGTCCTCTTAGGCGGAAAGAACGTAAAAGAGTACAGTTTCGATTCCTTAATGAAAAATTTCAGCTTCGTGTTC is a window of Clostridia bacterium DNA encoding:
- a CDS encoding ABC transporter ATP-binding protein/permease; translated protein: MFKTLKLFFDFCGKEDRNKLYAAVVLGVIKSVFAALRITAIAVAAKGLIDGNVTMTHLWLCVGIMLVSIAGQFFIGLKTTMLQCEGGYHSCAHKRIEIAEHLRYLPMGFFNKNSLGVITNVTTNTMESLADVAARIVMVTTQGILTTAVITVFVYVFDWRIGLVLTAGIALYILFNAIMQRSTRPVAPRKHRADENLVAQTIEYVQGISEVKNYSMTADAAKKLDAAISEKQKVDTRMEFTVVPWVMVQNIVTKMTGVAMCMLSLKWYFAGSMQLLYCIMMMVSSVMVYDSLDSMSAFSALIRTIRIAVTKTKEILDMPAMDIDGEDVSPKKKTIELKNVGFSYDKKKIIDGVSLTIPEKTTTAFVGPSGSGKTTLCHLMARFWDVQEGEVLLGGKNVKEYSFDSLMKNFSFVFQNVYLFEDTVANNIRFGDPEASMDRVIEAAKKAKCHEFILSLPEGYDTVIGEGGASLSGGEKQRISIARAIMKDAPIIILDEATANVDPENEAELTAAIEALTKEKTIIMIAHRLKTVRNADQIFVIDDGKIAQQGTHEQLIKEEGIYKNFVVGRREAASWKIASDA